The DNA window AACCTTCAGAAACCCCCTCTTTGAACCCGTTAAAATATCCCTCGCAACAAAAGGTCTCACAACCGACCGGCACGCCTCCAAAGTCATCCTCCTTTGTCCCCAATTTGAAGTCGGCGCCAATACAGACATGTGGGACGAAGCTCTCCAGGATTCCTCGTCCTCCGCCCATGATCGGAAACATTCAACCGCCACCCACGGCAGCATGGCGAGCATGGATCTCAGCAATGAAGCGCATGGGAAACCCTGGGACAAAGGTCGCAATTGGACAAGCGTAGTTGTCGAAGTCACACCTGGAAAACTTAAAACGAAATTGCCCGGACTAGAGCAACAGAGGagattggaagaagaagtgcAAAAGGAAAGAGTGGAAGAAGACGCCGATGTATGTGAGATCGCGGTTTTCGTAAGAGTAGAATGGGAGGCTGATGCGGctggtgatggagatggggcTGGGAAAATGGGGGGATTGGGGGATAGGGATGGGAGGGAAAAGAGGGAGCTGGCTTATTGGTGTGTGGTGGGCGTGGGAAGGATCGgtaaatgaaagattgatgatGTGAGTCAGGGGATAGGAAGGCTTTGCGCTTGAGAATGTCAGTCTAGTATTAAGTACATCGACATCGAAGAGACGAACAGAGCAATCTAGGCATTGAAATTTCAGCGTGGGGATTATCAAAGATGGGCACAAAGACCGTAACCCATCAAGACCCTAGTCAACGACTAATAAGTCCGAACACGGCGGGAACTGCTACAGGGAACATGATGTATTCGGAGGAGAGTGCAAGCAGGCGCGTGGATATGAAGTGAGCAACAAGGAGATAGAAGACCattgattttgagagatggaaatttATACCGAATTGCGATTCCATTCTGATTTAGCGAACAAaatagaattagaagaaatATGATACCACATTACAGATTCAAGCATGGCATCAATTGAACTCATAAACTAGACTAAAATTCTTGGACAATTTttactttcttattttctcctcttattctcattctctaACAAGCTACTGAGTAATGCGATGAATAATGAAGACCTGTACGCCAGGACCTGAATGTACACCTAATAGAAAAAAGTACTATAACGAGAAAAACGACAACCTTCCATAACCTAACAAGAGAGAATCCGTAGTAATTTGTGATGAGGCATGCCAAAGAAGCGTGCATTCAGAGTCATTCGAATTTCTTCGAAGAAATAAACTTCAATTGAGTTTATGCTGAAGGGCAACTTGATGCGCGAGTAGTATGGTGGTAAATAGATGAGGAAATAGAGGTTTACAAGGATCGGACGTAACGTCCAGACACCATACAATGATCTCTCTCGAAAGGTTCTGTAGTAAATTATGATTAGTTGTGGAAAAACAAGTGGGTTGATATGGGGAAAAGCTTACCTAGAGTCAATTGCTCCAAAGGCTtaattctctcctctctcaatTTTTGTACCTCTCTAGCGAAAACAGCTTCTGGCGCAGCGGTGGAGTCGATACAGGATGCCTTGATGGAAACCAAaataccaccaccaacctTCAAGAACAAATGTGCGTTCAATCCAACAATACGGGCTTGATCAGGTTGTGCAACATCGGCGAAGATAACGTCGACCATAGAGACCAACATTCTGTACTTAAGTGGGTGACGAGCGTCCTCAATAATTGGGATGACGTTTGTGCGGTGGGTAGCCATGTTGATGAGATCACGACCAGATCTGTGGGAGAATTCGACTGCGAAAACAGTTCCTGTGGGTCCAACGATATCGGCAACGTGGGAAACTGAAGTTCCAGAAGCGGAACCAAGGTAAAGAACCTTAGCACCGGGCTTGATGAAAATTTCATCCATACCACCAAGAACACCTGCTGCAATCTTACTTCTGAAAGGATTCCAGACACGGTATTCGGTCTTGGTGGTGCTTGGAGTACCATCTTCGTTGGCTGGGCCGGCGCCCTCGACACTGATGCGCTTCTCGCCGTATACGGATTCACCTGGGCTAAGGTTCTTGGTGACCAACATATCTTCCTTGCCACGAGCGACGAAGATTCCTTCATGACGATGGGGCTCCTGAAAAAATCGTTAGAACTCAATTGAAGTCCAGTTAAACTCCAAATACTTACGACAATGGTCTTAGCACCACCTCTGGCACCAGCACCTCCACGGCCTCTTGGGGCACCACGTCCTCCACGGGGAgctcctcttccacctccacgACCACCTCCACGTCCTCCACGGTCTCCACCACCTTTTTACAAAGTCAGCGGGATTCAATCAAAACATTGGCGCATGCGAATTGATCCATTAAGATTCAAATCgcattagaaatataaaaatacaaaccTCTGCCACCACCTCTTCCTCCAAAGCCTCCGCGACCACCACGGTCACCACCTCTTCCCCCGCCGAAACCTCCACGTCCACCACGGTCGCCGCCACGAGCACCTCCTCTTGGTGTGTATGCCATTTCTGCTTTAAAGTTTAGAAATTGGAAGTGCAGAAAAAAGTGTAATTGAGGCCGAAAAAATACTTGTCGGACGATTCGAGATTCTTGGGCGACGGGTCAATTGGATGCAATAAAAATTCTGGAGGTgaaattttgggatttttttttaggcGAAAAGGTCAAAGCTCCTAGAACTTATCACGTGTGTGTGCTAGGCTTGATGCACGAGAGCAATTTGGGACTATCGTGTGCATTTTATTGGAGGGGGGAAAACTTTTGTTGTCGATAAGAGAAATGGATAAAAGTTATCGTCAACGGCTGGCAATGTTATACTGGTGTCAGATTGATTTCAGATGACTTCTGAGGATGCATCTGTCTTTTCCTCTCGTCTGATTGGAATTGCGTTCAAGTTGGAACATAATGTTGTTCACAAAGAGACTCACCGGGAGCTTTTCGCACCTACCAGAGACtgattttttgataattcttCTGCAGCGCTATCGCCAGCATTCATCTTTTCCCCTCTCATCAATGAATGCTGCCAGGGAGCTTGGTTTTTTCAAAGCAACATTCGCTATCATATATTTGAAAGGCAGCGAGACTACAGCGAGttgaagaattagaaatacAAGGCCAGGTTAGATTCTCTGTACAAGGCGGGTTATTTTGGACTGACAAGACTCTCGAGAGTCTACGAATATTTCTTCGTGTATGTCTCCCTCAATTGCTCGTCAGACAAGGTCGCGACGCGATCATTTCTCTTCACAGTCTAAGAGACACGATCCGTGGTATTTCTAAGTTCGAGATCACTGAACAACACTATATCAGGCAGATTTCAACGGCCACCATTTACGAGTACAGGAGGATATCGCCTGGTGTATAGTTCTCTCCATATATTGTGGCGTATAAAACCATGATCGAGCAAGTGTTCTCTATCTTTGGCATTCCACTGACAGGTGCAAAATGTTGCGATGGTGAGATGTGCATGTACGTTCCTAAACGACGTGCTGACCACGcatttcatcttcgtccCGTCTATTTGGAATCCATCTCACAATTTCAAACTTAAATACCTTATCATATTGCATTATGCATAGCACTTTTTATGCTTATAAGATTGTATCCCACATTTATACTGCGATCAAACAAGCGTCGTTTTGTCTGATCTCGTAACGAGCAGGGGGTCTAAGCATCCCTTGTTACATTGGCTACATCAAGAATTCGATACTCTCCGGATTTTCGTAGATTGATCCAATCATGTGCCggaaatttcttttgatgaACGCTTctatcatctcatatctttGACATGGTGTCAGTACGTGGTTTTAGCTGTCAACTGCTCTTGGCTCTGTCCTCACTTACTGGGAGCCTTCCGGATGTATTCACATCCGCCCAATGAGTTCCCGCAAAGCTTGGCCAAGGCATATTTGATCACATCAAGATTATCAGAGGAGTTTGGTGTTCCAAAGGGTGCAATGGATCTCAATGCATCCGATTTAGTCTGGCAATGCGCCGGGGATAGGTTGTTCCGCTGTGAATGTGAGTTATCACCGGGGAGAAAATTGTAGTATAATAGTCGTTGACTCCCCCAACATGACAACAAATCTTGTACACATCGCAGACTTTGTTACTCATTCAGCGATACTCATTCCCTTCCCACATACCTTATCATTCTTTCGTTGAGCGCCCCAGCGGCTGCCTTGCCTCTTTAGtaatatcaatttttaatCACCATATTTACCAACAACATAAATCATGCATTTCACTCTGGCGTCATCGTTGAGCGTAAGCCTTGCTACTTTAATCATCGCAAGTGAGTACCAATCTACACTATATACAGGCTCTCCAGTGGTCCGGACTAGATGACTATACTTGGATTTTCAATGTTTGAAAACAGCCTTGGAAGTCAATCTCTGCAAGAAAATGAATGTCTAGAAGCAACGTAGACATTCGTAGCGGTTTAAGCATTTaagaggagaggagtgtTTGGATTGAATTCAGGAACATAACATTGTCCAATTGTTTGGTCAATACTGGAGACTCTTGAAAACGCTAATCGTATGGTTCTCGTTAATAACATAACTCAGGCCCATATCCTCACCCAGTCCCGGAGACTGGTAAGAATATTGCAAGAGGCTTGGTCTATGCTCCTAGGAACTCGAGACAGCAGTCGAAGGCGAATTCAAACAATGTGATCATTATCACAAAGACAGAAGAAGAGCAATTAACGGAAATCTCACGAAATCGCGAGATTCAACTTACCAAGCTTGTTCAAGAGCGACTTATCATCATTGATCGAACACAAATCGCTAGGGACAACATTAGGAGAAATCACTTTAAGAATTTGAACTCGCAGCAggtattttcttcttttcaagtAGAAACCAAAAGGACagaaattaatataacttccAGAACACTATCATCGTTGTTGTCACACAAATTGTCGATGCTCGGGATAgatcaaacaaaaacatcCGCTATATGACACATCAAATCCAAGCAAATAATCAAGCCCAGGATACACGATTTGTTATGGTTCAGCAAGATCAACGAATGACCATCAATGGTGCATCTTCGACAGAAACAGCATCTTTGCCCCGAGGCACTGGAACGTCGACTTCCCCTTCATTTGGAACTTATGATCCAAATGCAGCCCCACTGGTATCAAATGTCACCCAGATTCTACCGGCGAACGCCCAAGCACCAAACTTTGCCGGTGTGAAACAATTCCAGGACCCAGCGATGATCATCGAAGAGGGTCAGAAGGCATTTGTGAATTTTGTGGGCGTGGTGggaaattgattcaattattcatGTCTTGAATGCCAATATTGCATTTTGAGATACATGGCAACCGATGGACGATAGAAAGCTGTTACCCACATATCTCTTGGTAGATCCAAAACTATATGACGCATCATTCTTCTGTGAGGAATCTAGTTGTCAGCTATAATACCAGATTATAGATCAACCAAAACAAGGACTTGAGATGATTTTAGTGCCTGTTCCTGAAAACGATTACATCCTAAAGATGCCTAATTAGTGACTACCGGCAGGATCGGTACGTTTTGAGTTTGCAGCGGCCTAGGCCATCGGTTGATTTCGAGTATTATTGCGGTTGCGCCTCTTGGCATGTGGGGACTTTGTTTACTTagacatcaacatcaagaatatcaacaagATTTGGATAAAACTAACGGTACCTACTTTGATATCTCTCTCCAATAAACTTCAACTTTACGCAATCCTTATTCAGTGAGGTAGACTAGTTCTTTCTATCCCGTTCTTGGAAAGGTAGATCATTACTCCTTGACCCAGTGGAATCTAGATGCGTGCAAAAACACGTACTGGCTGCTGCCACTGCCCTTGGAAGATGTATCCGTATGATATCTTGATGCTCGATCATGGTTAAATCCATATCGTCATGCCCAGCTAAGCGGCTTGGCTGTTTCTACAGGTATTTATATCCATGACTTATTCTCCTGTAAGTGCTTTCCTTGAACACTTTTCTATCACATCTCAATTGCCCATCTAGAACTCATCCTCTTAACAAATAAGATGTATCTTTCATACATTTCTGTTCTGCTGTTAGCACCTCTTTCACTAGCGAGTCCTACCCCAAGCTCGAATGCCATCTCAATCAACCAGCGTGATGTCTCTACCCCCCTTGCATCAAGAACTCAATTGGTCAGTCAAAAGATCAACAACGTTGTTGACGAGGGTCACAAAGTCACAGAAATGTGTCAAAAGTACAAGGGTGGAGTTTTCGAATCCATCCACCTCTACAGGCAATTCAAAACTTGCTATAGTTCAGTTCAGTCGGCCGAAAAAGCTGCGAGTCAATCAGAGTCTATGAGCGAGGGTGAAAGTGCAAATGTTGAAGCTGCTTTGCAACGCCTTACACCCGAATTCTTAGAAATCTCAGAAGCTCTTCAAAAACGTGTAAGTTTCTTTTGGACCCTTCCGCGATttactctctctctctctctctctctccactACGACAGCTCTGTTGGACAGTGGACTATGATGGTTATTAAAATGCAGTATTGacaaatttatatagaaagATATGATTAGAAATACCCGCTATGCATCTTACTTTACGTCAGAACTTCAGAAACTACAAAAGAATGTAGATGGCTTATACAATACTTGCCAGAAAAAGGTCACAACCTCCCATCAACCGAAGATCAATGCACTCGGGAGTGAAGTAGATGCGCAGTTCGAGATTGTGAGGAAGGAACTTGCTGGAAAATCTAAAGCTCGAAGATCTCTTGAGTCTAGATTGAATAATGAGGAATATGAAGGTTTTGTCAAGCGTTTCGATTTGCCGGATTTCTCAGAGTTCTCAGATCTCTCGGAAGGTTTCTCGGAAGGCCTCGAAGGCCTGTCAGGTTCTTCAAAAGGCATCCCAGGCCTTTCGGCTCTTGAAGGTCTCACAGAAGGTCTCCCAATTGGCGGAAAGAAGAATTAATGTGTGGCTCGGCATAGGTGCATCTGGCTTTAcagaattgaaaatgtaaCGTCGAATTTGACCTAAAGCTTTAGGGATGTGGAGGCAAGATATTTGTATTAATTTTTAGAGATTTGTCTACCTAGAATAGCTCGGTTCATTTACAAAAGTTAATACTGCAactgataatgataataccTAAATTacatccaaatcctccagCTATCTTATTAGCTTTCTATTTCGAATAAAACCATATCGGTTTGTTCTAACTTCCCTGAGACTTTAATGTACTGCACGCTGGTTACTCACACGAATATGAATCTTCACCACAACGGTGATTAGATGGGTGATACCTAGGTGAGAGTTGAATGACTTGCATTTCTCTCTAAAATAACAATACCTACCTTTTTTGATACACAAGATAATAAACACTTTTGACAAACTCCTTCCTGCATGCCCAAGCTTCCTCAAGTATATTCTTTAGAAGCAGGATGTGACCCAGAATATTATACACAAGGAAGTataattctttccaaaatcaaCTGATTCAAAGCTCATTGAGATTAGAGTAAAAAGATCTACCGGTATATGTGCACTATCACCTCATAGGAGTTTCTGCTGTGAGTGATGGATGGTATCTGTCTGGTACATTCCCGGCGAGGCTACCTGTCATTCGGCTATTTCCTAAGCAAAGACCGTGATTAGGTAAGTCAACAACTACCTGGCATTATCTCCCACGAGGCCTCGATACCTACAACAAAACCTCGAAATACATTCTCCTGCAACAAAAGCAGAAtcttttgattcattttACTTCCTGGTTTTCTACTGATTGGGAATCGCATAGCATCTGGGTATTTGCCACTTTGTCCCAGACCGCCCTCTTTCGTCCCACGTTCCTACCAGTCGATTATCGAATACATAATTTCCAGCTTCAAGGGTTGCGCACGATGGATATTGAAGCTTTGAAGGAGCAATGGAGTGAAGTGGAGGATCGTGATGGAGTTCGACTCAGTTGGAACGTTTTCCCAAGCTCTCGCATGGTTTGTCAAACCGATTCTACTTCGCGGGGTATAAGCGCTCATATATTATAGGAAGCCTCGAGGCTTGTTGTCCCTATCGGCGCACTCTATACTCCTCTTAAAGAGAAGCCGGATACACCACTCTTACAATTTGAGCCAGTTATCTGCAAGCAGCCATGTAGATCAGTGCTGAACCCCTTCTGGTAAGTCTTGCACTGCAAGTACAATTCCGAATTGAGCTCATCGTCAATAGTCAAGTGGATGTCAGAGCACGTCTTTGGATCTGCCCATTCTGCTTATCTCGAAACCCTCTCCCACCtcattataaagatataaatccCAACCAAATTCCTCCCGAACTTCACCCTGCAAATACCACGATAGAGTACAGACTTTCACGGCCAGCTCCAAGTCCTCCCATTTTCCTATATGTCGTGGACACTTGTCAAGAGGAGGACAGTCTATCTGCGCTCAAGGAATCTCTTGTCATGAGCTTGAGTCTTCTGCCAGAAAATGCATTGGTTGGCTTAGTTACATTTGGAACCATGGTATGAATCTTTTCGCACCCCCAACTTCGCACTTATGCTAACATTCCGAATCTAGGCGCAAGTACACGAAATTGGCTACACAGAATGTCCAAAATCATATGTGTTTAGAGGTAGCAAGGAATACACTGCCAAGCAAATTCAGGAGATGCTTGGACTTTCGGCGGCTGGATTGAGGCCTGGAATGCAGCAACCACAACCTGGTAAACCAATGCCGCCAATGGGACCCGCCGCTCGATTCCTGTTACCAGTTCAGCAATGCGAATTCCAGCTCACGAAAGCCCTCGAGCAATTGCAAAAGGATCCATGGCCCGTCGCAAATGACCGAAGAAACCTAAGATGTACCGGTGTGGCTTTGGGCGTAGCAGTTGGACTGTTAGAGACTTCATTCCAGAATGCTGGTGGCCGTATTATGCTTTTCGCAGGAGGACCTGCTACCGAAGGTCCAGGTTTAGTAGTTGGCCCTGAACTGAGGGAGCCAATCAGATCTCATCACGATATTGACAGAGACAacatcaaatattataagaaGGCTCTCAAGGTATGTTTCTCGATTCATTATCATGGCCAGTTTTAACGAATACAGTTCTATGACAACTTGGCCAAGAGAACAGCACATAATGGTCACATAATAGACATATTTGCTGGATGTTTAGATCAAGTCGGTCTCCTTGAAATGAAGGGCCTCTCAAACTCGACTGGTGGTCATATGATCTTGACAGATAGTTTCACATCGTCTATGTTCAAGCAATCATTCGTCCGTGTATTCGAGAAAGATGGTGATGATAATCTGCTGATGGGTTTCAATGCTTCTTTAGAAGTTTTGACTACCAAAGAATTGAAGGTAACTGGTTTGATCGGTCATGCGGTATCATTGAACAAAAAATCGACTTCTGTAGGAGAAACAGAGTGCGGAATTGGCAATACTTGTTCATGGAAGATGTGTGGTATTGACCCCAATTCTAGCTACGGAATATACTTCGAAATTGCTGGTCAAGCTGGCCCTGCTCAACACCAAGCCCAAGCAAAGGGAATGATGCAATTCCTCACATACTATCAGCATTCCTCAGGCCAATTCCACCTTCGTGTGACAACAATTTCTCGCAACTTGAGTGGACCAGCGGGGGATCCTGCGATTGCTCAGTCTTTCGATCAAGAAGCCGCTGCCGTTTTGATGTCCAGAATTGCCGTATTTAAAGCCGAAGTTGATGATGGACCAGACGTGTTACGATGGGTGGATAGAATGCTTATCCGCCTGTGTTCACGATTCGCCGATTACCGAAAGGATGACCCATCGTCTTTCAGACTTGAGAAGAACTTTACCCTTTACCCTCAATTCATGTTTCATCTTAGGAGAAGTCAGTTCTTACAGGTGTTCAATAACTCACCTGATGAGACTGCATTCTACAGACATGTACTCAACCATGAGGATGTCAGCAATTCTTTGATCATGATACAGCCCACTTTGGACTCGTACACATTCGACCAAGATGGTAGCCAACCTGTGCTACTCGACTctacatccatccaacccactcatattcttcttttggaCACTTTCTTCCACATCCTGATATTCCACGGAGAGACCGTTGCAGAATGGAGGAAAGCAGGTTATCAGGACCAAGAAGGATATGAGAATTTTGCATCGCTTCTGGAACAACCAAAAGAGGACGCCAGAGTAAGTGCCTTCAGTCACATGCGTTTGAATACACAGTTTACTGACCCAACCAGGATTTGATTACGGACCGATTCCCTTTGCCACGTTTCATCGTTT is part of the Botrytis cinerea B05.10 chromosome 10, complete sequence genome and encodes:
- the Bcnop1 gene encoding Bcnop1, encoding MAYTPRGGARGGDRGGRGGFGGGRGGDRGGRGGFGGRGGGRGGGDRGGRGGGRGGGRGAPRGGRGAPRGRGGAGARGGAKTIVEPHRHEGIFVARGKEDMLVTKNLSPGESVYGEKRISVEGAGPANEDGTPSTTKTEYRVWNPFRSKIAAGVLGGMDEIFIKPGAKVLYLGSASGTSVSHVADIVGPTGTVFAVEFSHRSGRDLINMATHRTNVIPIIEDARHPLKYRMLVSMVDVIFADVAQPDQARIVGLNAHLFLKVGGGILVSIKASCIDSTAAPEAVFAREVQKLREERIKPLEQLTLEPFERDHCMVSGRYVRSL